The Vespula pensylvanica isolate Volc-1 chromosome 5, ASM1446617v1, whole genome shotgun sequence genome includes a window with the following:
- the LOC122629587 gene encoding transmembrane protein 203-like isoform X2: protein MIFSLHELVHWLGLTIFEIWINLVSLTIFTILLALKLDDNYFLEQAGWWVVFSPLFIADGFNTYFCAIIFIRMHMEGMIQVAILRALWSLISLLLIFVFKYLLCKKLSGQSALEYSEVLSPVFILLQLIAVRACQLH from the coding sequence atgattttttctttacatgaATTAGTACACTGGCTAGGTTTaacaatttttgaaatatggaTAAATTTAGTTTCCTTAACAATATTCACAATTCTATTAGCCTTAAAATtagatgataattatttcttgGAACAGGCAGGATGGTGGGTTGTTTTCTCACCATTATTTATTGCAGATGGCTTTAATACATACTTTTGTGCtatcatatttattcgtatGCATATGGAAGGAATGATTCAAGTTGCCATTTTAAGAGCATTATGGagtttaatatcattattactaatatttgtatttaaatatttattatgtaagaAGCTTTCTGGACAAAGTGCTTTAGAGTATTCAGAAGTATTAAGTCctgtttttattcttctacAACTAATTGCTGTTAGAGCATGTCAACTTCATTGA
- the LOC122629587 gene encoding ribonuclease P protein subunit p20-like isoform X1: protein MAEEHKLQCINKIKSEKINVQHNITKTLLSSGNYMLRKRQPRLIREKRDIYVTKKTDFKAQLKKCEKLFNIGISEIIIHGLGAAIKRACNLALQLKEIHHNSLDLDIKTSTEELIDDFEPLNDDYDYEMKIRRNSAIHIRVFRKEAMGILQCKAK from the exons ATGGCCGAAGAACATAAACtacaatgtataaataaaattaaatcggaaaaaattaatgttcagcataatattacaaaaacatTATTGTCAAGTGGTAATTATATGTTAAGAAAAAGGCAACCTAGattaattagagaaaaaagggatatATATGTGACAAAGAAAACAGATTTTAAG GCACAATTAAAAAAGTGTGAAAAACTGTTTAATATTGGCAtatcagaaataataattcatggGCTTGGTGCTGCTATAAAAAGAGCATGTAATTTGGCACttcaattaaaagaaattcatcATAATAGCTTGGATTTGGATATTAAAACTTCTACTGAAGAACTTATtg ATGACTTTGAGCCACttaatgatgattatgattatgaaatgaaaattagaCGTAATTCTGCCATACATATCCGTGTTTTTAGAAAAGAAGCAATGGGTATATTACAATGTAAAGCAAAATGA
- the LOC122629583 gene encoding cleavage stimulation factor subunit 1 isoform X2 has product MIQAEPPCPPSDRLLHLMLIGAAHEPDRTKKDTNNLPTFTASFDNTLGPGLDLEFETEAQTQAPEPAQYETAYVTSHKGNCRAGAFSTDGQLIATGSVDASIKILDVDRMLAKSAPDEMAPGDQTGGHPVIRTLYDHLEEVTCLEFHPREPILVSGSRDFSVKLFDFSKASVKKAFRTITDADQIRCLSFHPTGDFLVVGTNHPVVRLYDVNTAQCFVCSIPSHQHTAGITSIKYSPDAKTYASAGKDGSIKLWDGVSNRCINTFVKAHDGYEVCSVTFTRNGKYLLSSGKDSLIKLWELSTSRCLIAYTGAGTTGKQEHKAQAIFNHTEDYVMFPDEATTSLCAWNSRNASRKQLLSLGHNGPVRLIVHSPTAPAFLTCSDDFRARFWFRRMPTH; this is encoded by the exons ATGATTCAAGCAGAACCGCCATGTCCACCATCTGATCGTTTACTTCATCTTATGTTAATTGGTGCTGCTCATGAACCAGATCGTACTAAAAAAGACACAAATAACTTACCTACATTTACTGCAAGTTTTGATAATACATTGGGCCCTGGTTTAGATCTAGAATTTGAAACAGAAGCTCAAACACAAGCTCCAGAACCAGCACAATACGAAACAGCTTATGTTACTTCCCATAAAGGAAATTGTAGAGCAGGAGCTTTCTCCACAGATGGACAATTAATAGCTACTGGATCAGTGGATGcatctattaaaattttagaTGTGGATAGAATGTTAGCAAAATCTGCACCAGATGAAATGGCACCTGGTGATCAAACCGGAGGTCATCCAGTAATACGAACATTATATGATCATTTGGAAGAAGTAACATGTTTAGAATTTCATCCACGTGAACCAATACTTGTATCTGGCAGTCGTGATTTTTCTGTGAAACTATTTGACTTTAGTAAAGCAAGTGTCAAGAAGGCATTTAGAACAATTACAGATGCTGATCAAATACGGTGTTTATCATTTCATCCAACTGGTGATTTTTTGGTAGTAGGAACTAATCATCCAGTTGTAAGGTTATATGATGTGAACACAGCTCAATGTTTTGTATGCAGTATTCCTAGTCATCAACATACAGCTGGAATTACTAGTATAAAGTATTCTCCAGATGCAAAAACATATGCATCAGCTGGTAAAGATGGAAGTATTAAATTGTGGGATGGTGTTTCAAATCGTTGCATAAATACTTTTGTTAAAGCACATGATGGTTATGAAGTATGTTCAGTGACATTTACAAGAAATGGaaag tATTTATTGTCTTCTGGAAAAGATTCCTTGATAAAATTATGGGAATTATCAACAAGTAGATGCTTAATAGCATATACTGGAGCTGGTACAACAg GTAAACAAGAACATAAAGCACAAGCCATTTTTAATCACACAGAAGATTATGTAATGTTTCCTGATGAAGCTACTACGTCCTTGTGTGCCTGGAATTCTCGAAATGCATCAAGAAAACAGTTATTATCTTTAGGTCATAATGGGCCTGTAAGATTAATTGTTCACTCACCAACTGCGCCTGCGTTTTTGACATGTAGTGATGATTTTAGAGCAAGATTCTGGTTCAGAAGAATGCCAACTCATTAA
- the LOC122629583 gene encoding cleavage stimulation factor subunit 1 isoform X1 has protein sequence MGVFSKNSEEVTNIQSPSRDKETHNIMKEPDVDPKNIIKSRELLYRLMISQLFYDGHQTLAVQLSNMIQAEPPCPPSDRLLHLMLIGAAHEPDRTKKDTNNLPTFTASFDNTLGPGLDLEFETEAQTQAPEPAQYETAYVTSHKGNCRAGAFSTDGQLIATGSVDASIKILDVDRMLAKSAPDEMAPGDQTGGHPVIRTLYDHLEEVTCLEFHPREPILVSGSRDFSVKLFDFSKASVKKAFRTITDADQIRCLSFHPTGDFLVVGTNHPVVRLYDVNTAQCFVCSIPSHQHTAGITSIKYSPDAKTYASAGKDGSIKLWDGVSNRCINTFVKAHDGYEVCSVTFTRNGKYLLSSGKDSLIKLWELSTSRCLIAYTGAGTTGKQEHKAQAIFNHTEDYVMFPDEATTSLCAWNSRNASRKQLLSLGHNGPVRLIVHSPTAPAFLTCSDDFRARFWFRRMPTH, from the exons ATGGGCgttttttcgaagaattccGAAGAAGTAACCAACATTCAGTCACCTTCCAGAGATAAAGAAACCCATAACATTATGAAGGAACCTGACGTGGatccaaaaaatataataaaaagtagagAATTACTATACAGGCTTATGATCAg TCAATTATTCTATGATGGTCATCAAACACTTGCTGTACAGTTATCTAACATGATTCAAGCAGAACCGCCATGTCCACCATCTGATCGTTTACTTCATCTTATGTTAATTGGTGCTGCTCATGAACCAGATCGTACTAAAAAAGACACAAATAACTTACCTACATTTACTGCAAGTTTTGATAATACATTGGGCCCTGGTTTAGATCTAGAATTTGAAACAGAAGCTCAAACACAAGCTCCAGAACCAGCACAATACGAAACAGCTTATGTTACTTCCCATAAAGGAAATTGTAGAGCAGGAGCTTTCTCCACAGATGGACAATTAATAGCTACTGGATCAGTGGATGcatctattaaaattttagaTGTGGATAGAATGTTAGCAAAATCTGCACCAGATGAAATGGCACCTGGTGATCAAACCGGAGGTCATCCAGTAATACGAACATTATATGATCATTTGGAAGAAGTAACATGTTTAGAATTTCATCCACGTGAACCAATACTTGTATCTGGCAGTCGTGATTTTTCTGTGAAACTATTTGACTTTAGTAAAGCAAGTGTCAAGAAGGCATTTAGAACAATTACAGATGCTGATCAAATACGGTGTTTATCATTTCATCCAACTGGTGATTTTTTGGTAGTAGGAACTAATCATCCAGTTGTAAGGTTATATGATGTGAACACAGCTCAATGTTTTGTATGCAGTATTCCTAGTCATCAACATACAGCTGGAATTACTAGTATAAAGTATTCTCCAGATGCAAAAACATATGCATCAGCTGGTAAAGATGGAAGTATTAAATTGTGGGATGGTGTTTCAAATCGTTGCATAAATACTTTTGTTAAAGCACATGATGGTTATGAAGTATGTTCAGTGACATTTACAAGAAATGGaaag tATTTATTGTCTTCTGGAAAAGATTCCTTGATAAAATTATGGGAATTATCAACAAGTAGATGCTTAATAGCATATACTGGAGCTGGTACAACAg GTAAACAAGAACATAAAGCACAAGCCATTTTTAATCACACAGAAGATTATGTAATGTTTCCTGATGAAGCTACTACGTCCTTGTGTGCCTGGAATTCTCGAAATGCATCAAGAAAACAGTTATTATCTTTAGGTCATAATGGGCCTGTAAGATTAATTGTTCACTCACCAACTGCGCCTGCGTTTTTGACATGTAGTGATGATTTTAGAGCAAGATTCTGGTTCAGAAGAATGCCAACTCATTAA